The following is a genomic window from Nguyenibacter vanlangensis.
CGGATCGCCCGCGCCGAGGGCGTCGTGTGCACGCCCGACGCGCTGGCCCTGATCGCCCGCGCCGCCGACGGCTCGGTGCGCGACGGGCTGTCCCTGCTGGACCAGGCCATCGCCCAAGGTGCCGACACTCAAGGTCATGATGCCCAAGGTCATGACGCCCAGGGTGCGGAAGCGAAGGGCGTCGTCGGTGCCGAACGCGTGGCCGACATGCTGGGCCTGGCCGATCGCGGCCGCGTCTTCGACCTGCTCGAGGCCGTGCTGGCCGGCCGCCCCGATCAGGCGCTCGCCATCACGGACGAGGCCCATGCCCGCGGCGCCGATCTCGGCGTCATGCTGGGCGACGTGCTGGAACTGGTCCACACCGTCTCGCGCCTCAAGGCCGTGCCGGCTCTGCGCCACGCCCCCGACCTGCCCGAGGCCGAGCGCGAGCGCGGCGGCGCCCTGGCCGACCTTCTGTCGGTGCCGGTGCTGGGTCGCACCTGGCAGATGCTGCTGAAGGGCCTGTCCGAGGTCGAAATGGCTCCCGACCGGCGCGAAGCCGCCGAAATGATCCTGATCCGCCTCTGCTACGTCGCCGACCTGCCGCCGCCGGGCGAACTGGTGCGCCGCCTGACGGGGGGCGAGGACGGCGATCGCGCCGGCCCCGGCGCGCCCGCCGGCTCGTTTTCCGGTCCGGCTTCTGCCCCCGCCCCGGCCCCCACCCCCGCCCCGGCGTCCGGCAGCCACTCGGCCCCCGGCCCGCACGCAGGCGCCGCGGCACAGGTCACGGCCCGTGGCGGGCTGCGGATGGTGGCCAATGGCGGCGTGCGACTCGCCGACCCGCTGCCCGAACCCGCGTTCCAGCCCGAACGGCAGCCCGCCGAAACGGCATCCCCGCCGGAAATCCAGCCCCCTCCGGAAGCCCAGCCCACGGCGCTGGCAACCTGGCGGGAGGTCGTGGCCTTCGTCTCGGGGCGCGACGCCATGCTGCACGGCCATCTGCGCCACTCCACCCATCTGGTCGCCTTCGCGCCGCTCCGGGTCGAGATCCGGGTCGATCGCGGCGGCCTGCCCGGCCTGACCCGCCGACTGGAAACCCTGCTGCGCCGCGAAACCGGCCAGGACTGGACGGTCCACGCCTCGACCGCCGAAGGCCAGCCGACCCTGGCCGAGCAGGGGGCGGAAATCATCGAATTCCACCGCGCGGCGGCCGAGGCCCATCCCCTGGTCCGTGCGATCTTCGCCCGTTTCCCCGACGCGGTCATGGGGGCCGTGACCGATCATTCGCTTGACGATTACGGCCTGCCGCCCGAAGAGGCGTCATCCGCCGTACTGGCGCCGGATCTGGAATTCGCACCCCTCGATGCCGAACTGGTGGACGAGGACGATTTGGACGCGAACGACGACAGGTAAGGAGACGACACCGATGAAGAATCTTGCCGGCCTGATGAAACAGGCGAGCCAGATGCAGGCCCGCATGGAAGAAATGCAGGCCAAGCTGGAAACCATGACGATCGAAGGCAGCGCCGGCGCCGGCATGGTCCATGTCACGCTGAACGGCAAGGGCGACATGAAGGCGGTCAAGATCGACCCCAAGCTGGCCGACCCCGAGGAAATGGAAATGCTGCAGGACCTGATCGTCGCGGCCTGCGCCGATGCCCGCAAGCAGTTGGACGAGCACGCGTCCGAGGAAATGAAGAAGGTCACGGGCGGCATGAACCTGCCGGCCGGCCTGAAATTCCCGTTCTGAGTCCGCGCGGACGACCAGGGCGGACCATATCAGGCGGACCATAAGAGGGCGGCGCACCCGATGGGCGGCACGGATATCGAACGGCTGATCGCGCTGTTGGCTCGCCTGCCGGGCCTCGGTCCCCGCTCGGCCCGCCGGGCGGCGCTGGCCCTGCTGCGCCAGCCGCAGGCCCGCATGCTGCCGCTGGCGCAGGCCATGGAACAGGCCGCGCGCTCGGTGCGGACCTGTTCGTCCTGCGGCAATCTCGACACGCGCGATCCCTGCACCATCTGCACCGATCCGGGGCGCGACGCCGGCATGGTCTGCGTGGTGGAAACGGTGGGCGACCTGTGGGCGCTGGAACGCGCCGGCGTGCATCGCGGCGTCTATCAGGTCCTGGGCGGCACGCTCTCGGCGCTGTCGGGCATGGGGCCCGACGACCTGAATGTCGCCCCTCTGCTGGCCCGGATCGCGCAGGGCGGCGTGCACGAGGTCATCCTCGCCCTCGGCGCCACGGTTGACGGCGCCACCACCGCGCACTGGCTGCAGGATCGCCTGGCCGGCTCCGCCGTGGCGGTCAGCCGGGTGGGGCAGGGCGTGCCCATGGGCGGCGCGCTGGACGTGCTTGATGACGGCACGCTGGCCGCGGCCCTGATGGCACGGCGCCCGGCATGACTCCCGGCATGACTCCCTGGCCCGTTCCCGCCGCGATTCCCCGCGTCGCCCTGATCACCGGGGGGGCGGTACGGCTGGGCCGCGCCATTGCCCTGGCCCTGGCCGACGCGGGCTTTTCGATCGCCATCCATTACCGCGCCAGCGCCGGACCGGCGCACGGTCTGATGGCCGAGATCGCGGCGCGGGGCGGCAATGCCTGCGTGCTGGGCGCCGACCTGGCCGACGAATCCCAGGTCCAGCCCCTGGTGGGGCAGGCGCGCGCGGCGCTCGGCCCCGTCGGCGTGCTGGTGAACAATGCAAGCAGCTTCGAACGCGACGAATGGGACGACGCCACCCGCGCCGGATGGGATGCGCATCTCGAACCCAATCTGCGCGCCCCCTTCGTGCTGATGCAGGAATTCGCCCGTCAACTGCCGCAGGGGGGGCAGGGCATGGTACTGAACATGCTGGATCAGCGCGTCTGGTCGCTGACCCCGCATTTCGTCACCTATACCGTGTCGAAATCCGCGCTCTGGACGCTGACGCGCAGCATGGCGCTGGCGCTGGCGCCGCGCGGCATCCGGGTCAACGCCATCGGTCCCGGCCCGGCCCTGCCCAGCGCGCGGCAGACGGCGGAACAATTCGCCCGGCAATGCGCCTCGGTCCCGCTGGGGCACGGCACCAGTCCGGACGAGGTCGCGCGCGCCGCGCTGTCGCTGCTCTGCCTGCCCTCGGTGACCGGCCAGATGCTGGCGCTCGATGGCGGGCAGCACCTGCAATGGTCCCCGGCCGCCACCGGCCACCCCCCCGAGGAATAAGGCAGACCGCGATGTCCATCTTTCCCGCATGGCCGGACCGGCCGCCGCTGCGCCGCGTGTTCCTCAAGGACATGGTGCTGCACGCCAATATCGGCATCTATCCGCACGAACAGGGCGTGACCCAGCCGATCCGGATCAATATCTCGTTCGGCGTGCCGGACGAGGCCGGCCTGACGGTCGGCCGCGACGATCTCAGCCGCACCGTATCCTACGAACGGATCGTGCTGATGGTCCGCCGGATCGTCGCCGAGGGCCATGTCCGGCTGGTCGAGACCCTGGCCGAGCGCATCGCCGCCGGCGTACTGGCCGACGAACGGGTCAGGATCGTGCGCGTGCGGGTCGAGAAGCTGGATGTCTTCGACGATCTCGACGCCGTGGGGGTCGAGATCGAACGAAGCCGGCCGCCGGCCTAGAGTCGTATCCGTTCACACTGGTTCACGGATACGGCTCTAGATCATTGTTTTGGCGAGCATCTTTATCCGATCAGATGATTCCATCTGATCGGATGATGCTCTAGCTGCGGCCGGTCCGGCGGCGAACCGCCCCTCCGCCATGGCGGAGGGGCGGCCGGTCAGTTGTCGTTGTCGTCGCTGTCGGTGCTGACGTCGATGTCGGCGCTGATCTCGTCGTCATCGTCGTCCAGGTCCGACGTGTCTTCCATCACGTCGTCCTCGCCGGTGTCCTCGTCTTCCAGGTCCACCGCGGTATCGATTTCGTCGCCCCGCGCCTGGTCGCTCGGGCTGGCGGGCGCGGCATCGGGCAGGCGCCGCAGGCGCGGCACCTCGACCGGCTGTTCGGTGCCGCATTTCGGGCACACCGCCGGGTTCTTGTTCAGATCATAGAAACGGGCGCTGCAGGAGACACAGACGCGCTTGGTGCCGAGGGTGGGCTGGGCCATCTTGAACCTGTCGATCCTGAATGGTGTGGGACGAACGCTGCGGCGAGAAGCGGCACAAGGCGGAGCCCCATGCCAGCTTGAGCGCCGCCTGTCAAACCGCGATTCGCACCGGGATTCAATCGTGATTCAAAACGCGCCCCCGGGGCCCGCGCCGCGCGGTCGTCCTTTCGTCGTTTTTTTTCGGCTGGTTTCGTCACGCCGGTGATTGACTTCGCCCCCAACAATCCGGAAGTGGATGGCCCCATGGATACCGTGCATGCCCCCGCCCCGCGCCCGCTGACCGTCCGTGCCCCGGCGGCGCCCCTCTCCGGCTCCGTCGCGGTTCCGGGCGACAAGTCGATCAGCCACCGCGCCCTGATGTTCGCGGCCCTGGCAAGCGGCGAGACCCGGATCTCCGGCCTGCTGGAAGGCGAGGACGTGCTGCGCACCGCCGACGCCATGCGCGCGCTGGGCGCGCGGGTCGCCCGCACCGCGCCCGGGGCCTGGCAGGTGACGGGGCAGGGACTCGGCGCGCTGGCCGAGCCGGCCGACGTGCTGGACATGGGCAATTCCGGCACGGCCGCCCGCCTGTTGTCGGGCATCCTGGCCAGCCACGGCATCTTCTCGGTCATGACGGGCGACGCCAGCCTGCGCGGCCGGCCGATGAAGCGCGTCACCGATCCGCTCTCGGCCACCGGCGCCACTTTCCTGTCGCGCGCCGGCGGCCGCCTGCCGCTGGCGATCCGGGGCACGGCCGATCCGGCGCCGCTCTCCTATCGCCTGCCGGTCGCCTCGGCGCAGGTCAAATCCGCGATATTGCTGGCCGGGCTGAACGCCGCCGGCACCACACGGGTCGAGGAACCGGTCGCCACCCGCGACCATACCGAAAACATGCTGCGCCATTTCGGCGCCCAGGTGACGGTCGCGCCGCTGGGCGCCGGCGGCCGCACGATCACCCTGGCCGGCCGTCCCCGGCTGGTGGCGCGGGACGTCGCGGTGCCGGGCGACCCGTCCTCGGCCGCGTTCGTGCTGGTCGCGGCCCTGCTGGTGCCGGGCTCGTCGGTCACGGTGCGCGGGGTGGGGCTGAATCCGCTGCGCACCGGGCTGTTCACCACGCTGCGCGAAATGGGCGCGGACCTGCGCCTGTCCAACGAACGGACCGAGGGCGGCGAGCCGGTCGGCGACCTGACCGCCGTCGCGGGGCCGCTGCGCGGGGTCGACGTCCCGGCCGACCGCGCGCCGTCGATGATCGACGAATATCCGATCCTGGCGGTCGCCGCCGCCCATGCCGCCGGCCCGTCCCGCTTCCGCGGGCTCGAGGAACTGCGCGTCAAGGAAAGCGACCGCCTGGCCGCGACGGTGGCGCTGCTGCAGCGCAACGGGGTCGCGGTCGACGTGGTCGGCGACGACATGCTGGTCACCGGCACCGGGGGCGCCGTGCCCGGCGGCGGCAGGGTCGAAACCCGCATGGACCATCGCCTGGCCATGAGCGCCACGGTCCTCGGCCTGGTCGCCGCGGCGCCCGTGTCGGTGGACGATACCGCCTTCATCGATACCAGTTTCCCCGGCTTCATCGATCTGATGAACGAAATCGGCGCCGCGCTGACGCCATGACGGCACGCAAGCTCATCATCGCGATCGACGGACCGGCGGCGGCCGGCAAGGGCACGCTGGCCCGCCGCCTGGCCCAGGCGCTGGACCTGCCCTATCTGGATACCGGCCTGCTCTATCGCGCGGTGGGGCGCCGGATGCTGGATGCCGGGCTGGACCCGGAAAACCACCCGGCCGACGACCAGGCCCGGCGGATCACCCTGGCCGACCTCGAACGCGACGATCTGCGCGTGCCCGAAATCGACCGCGCGGCCAGCCTGGTCGCCGCCCAGCAGAAGGTGCGCGCCATCCTGGTCGATACCCAGCGCGATTTCGCCCTGGCCGGCGGCGGGGTGCTGGACGGCCGCGATATCGGCACGGTCATCTTCCCCGACGCGCCGGTCAAGCTGTTCATCACCGCCTCGCCCGCCGCCCGGGCGCGCCGCCGCTGGGAACAATTGGCCGCCGACCCCGCCGCCCCGGACCGCGAGGCCCAGATCGCCCGCGTCGCCGCCGAATTGCAGGCCCGCGACACCGCCGATGCCGGCCGCGCGGTCGCCCCGCTGCGCGCGGCCGAGGACGCGGTGCATATCGACACCGACCACATGACGGCGGGCGAGGTACTGGCCGAGGCGCTGCGTATCGTCCGCGAACGGACGGGCTGCCCCGGGTCGGACTGCCCCGGCTCGGATTGCTCCGGGACGGGTCGCCTCCGCGCCGTGTGATCGGCGTTCCGCCGGTTTTCGGGCATCCGGCGTCCGGTTTGTGTTGACAGACCGGGGGGCGAGGGTGTCTGTGCAATCCACGCGTCGAGGCCGCCCCCCAGGGCGTTCCCCCAAGGGCATTCCATAGGGCATTCCCCCAGGATATTCCCATGAGGTAGCGGCGCGCCGTTTTTCATCGGCCGTCAGGCATGTCGCGGCACGGGCCGCGGATACAGCCGGGCAAGTCGTTCCGTCCGATCGGTGTGACGGTGCGCATGACTTCCGGTCCGCGCCGCGGTGCCGGATACGGGATCTACAGGTACCTCATGGCTTCAGCCACCTTACAGCACGCCACCGACCATTTCGGCGGCGAAGATTTCGCGACCCTGCTCGACGAGACCCTGGGCCGCGACACCGCGTTCGACGGTTCGGTCGTCACCGGCCGCGTCGTGCGCCTGACCGACGAATTCGCGATCGTCGATGTCGGCCTCAAGAGCGAAGGGCGCGTGGCGCTCAAGGAATTCGGCCCGCCGGGCGTCAGCCCCGACGTCAAGCCGGGCGACGTGATCGAACTGTTCGTCGAGCGGTACGAAGATCGCGACGGCTCGATCGTGCTGTCGCGCGAGAAGGCGCGTCGTGAGGAAGCCTGGACGAACCTCGAAAAGGCGTTCGAAGGCAACCAGCGCGTCAACGGCACGATCTATGGCCGCGTCAAGGGCGGCTTCACCGTCGATCTGGGCGGCGCGATGGCCTTCCTGCCGGGCAGCCAGGTCGATATCCGTCCGGTGCGCGACGTCACCCCGCTGATGGGCGTGCCGCAGCCCTTCCAGATCCTGAAGATGGACCGCGCCCGCGGCAACATCGTCGTCTCGCGCCGCGCGGTGCTGGAAGAGACGCGTGCCGAGCAGCGCAGCGAACTGATCCAGGGCCTGAAGGAAGGCATGATCCTGGACGGCGTGGTCAAGAACATCACCGATTACGGTGCGTTCGTCGACCTGGGCGGCGTGGACGGCCTGCTGCATGTCACCGACATCGCCTGGAAGCGCATCAACCATCCCTCCGAGGCCCTGCAGATCGGCCAGCCGGTCCGCGTGCAGGTCATCCGCTTCAACCCGGATACGCAGCGCATCTCGCTGGGCATGAAGCAGCTCGAGGCCGACCCGTGGGAGAACGTGGCGATCAAGTATCCGCCCGGTGCCCGCTATTCCGGCCGCGTCACCAACATCACCGACTACGGCGCGTTCGTCGAGCTGGAGCCGGGGGTCGAGGGCCTGGTGCACGTCTCCGAAATGTCCTGGACGAAGAAGAACGTCCATCCGGGCAAGATCGTCGCGACCTCGCAGGAAGTCGACGTCATGGTCCTGGACGTGGACAGCGCCAAGCGCCGCATCTCGCTGGGCCTGAAGCAGGTGCAGCGCAACCCGTGGGAGCAGTTCGCCGAAGAGCACAAGATCGGCTCGACGGTCGAGGGCGAGATCCGCAACATCACCGAGTTCGGCCTGTTCATCGGCCTGTCCGCGGACATCGACGGCATGGTCCACATGTCCGACCTGTCCTGGGACGAGCCGGGCGAGGTCGCCATGACCCGCTTCGAGAAGGGCCAGGTGGTCAGCGCCAAGGTGCTGGACGTGGATGTCGAGAAGGAACGCATCTCGCTGGGCATCAAGCAACTGCATGAAGACCCCGCCGCCGACGCGCTGGGCCGCGTGCAGAAGGGCGCGGTCGTCACCTGCATCGTGACCGCCGTCCAGTCGAACGGCATCGAGGTCAAGGTCGATGACGTGCTGACCGGCTTCATCCGCCGCGCCGAGCTGGCGCGCGACAAGGCCGACCAGCGCCCCGAGCGTTTCGCCGTGGGCGAGCGCGTCGACGCCAAGATCGTGTCGGTGGACCGTGCGGCCCGCAAGCTGGCCCTGACCATCCGCGGCCGCGAGGTCGAGGAAGACAAGCAGGCCATCAACGAGTACGGCTCGTCCGACAGCGGCGCCTCGCTGGGTGACATCCTGGGGGCCGCGATCCGCCGCCGCAACGCCGAGGGCTGATCGCCGCCGGCGGGCAGCGTCTCGCAGCAGGACAAGGGGGGCGGCGCCGGTCACGGCGCCGCCCCTTTTCTTTTTCATGGTCCGCTTGACGCGCCGCCCCAGGGTGTCCGATTCCGGACAGACCGTCCGTCTTCGGACAGAAGACGCCTAGGTGTCAGAATTTATATATACTTATCAATAAGATAAAATCGTCCGAAAATGCGGTAAAGTGTTTCTCGCGAGGAGAAACAGCCCATGCTCGTTACCATTTGTCAGAGCATCGTACGACAGGCCCGGCGTCATCCGCTCCATGTCGGGCTCAACGTGGCCGGCCTCGCTCTCGGGATCGGCGTGTTCCTGACGCTCGCCCTGCTGGTCCGTTATGAATATCGCTACAATGCCGGCCTGCCGGACGTCGATCGGCTGGTCCGGGTCGACGAGCACTGGACCCTTCCCGGCAGCGCGCCGAGCGAGACCGGCGACACCAGCTTTCGCGCCCTGCCGTTCCTGCGCGAGGATTTTCCGGAAATCGAGGACGCCGTCCGCCTGACGGGCACCGACCTGCGGACCGAAAGGGCGGGCATATTCAGCACCTACGTGTCCTATTTGACCGATCCCTCTTTTTTCCGCGTCTTCAAGGTGAAGCTGCTGCACGGTTCGCCGGACGACGCCTTGTCGAAGCCCGACGGGCTGGTGCTGTCGCAAGGCGCCGCGCTCAGGCTGTTCGGGACGACGGACGTCCTGGCGCGGACCGTCACGGTGAATCGCAACGGAACGAAGACGGTTCACACGGTCAGCGGCGTTTTGGCCACGCCGGAGGGTCCCGGCTTTTTGTCGAACGTGGACATGCTGGCACCGATCCCCGCACAGGAGGCGCAGACTCGCGCCTGCTACCGCTATTGGGGAAGCTCCTGCGGCGAGATCTATCTGAAACTGCGCCGGCCGGGCGATCTCGCGGCGATGAACGCGCGGCTGCGCGATTTCGTCGTCCGTCGTGCCGCCGGGCCGGGCGACGACCAGGCGTCCCTCGGCGCGCATCCGGACAAAATCTACGCGCTGTCGCTCGTCCCGCTGCGAGAGGCGCGTTTCCACGATCTGACGGTGGAAGACGTGGATGACGGCGTCGATCGGAACGTCGTCGACAGCATCGGACTGATCGGGGTTCTGGCGCTCGGGCTCGCCTGCGCCAATGCGGTCAACCTCGCCACGGCACGGTCCGCCTTTCGCGCCCGCGAGGTCGCGATACGCAAAACGCTGGGCGCCGCAAGGCATGGCCTCTTCGCCCAGTTCATGGGAGAGGCGCTGCTGATCGCCGCGATCGCCGGATTGTCGGGCCTCGCATTCTGCGAGGTCATGACGCCGATCATGGCCAGCCTGACCGGAGAGGCCATCGGGGTGCAGTACGGCTTCGTGCTCGCCATGCTGCCGCTCGTCGTCCTGGTCACCGGCCTGGCAAGCGGCTGCCACCCGGCGGCTGTTCTATCCGCCTACCATCCGGCGACCATCCTGGCGGCGGCACGGACGCCGTCCGGCGGACGCGGCGCCGCGCGGTTGCGCAGCGCGCTCGTGCTCGCGCAATTCGCCATCGCGGTCACGATCGTCATCTGCACGCTCGTCATCGACCGGCAAACGGCGTTCATGCGGGACGCCGATCGCGGCTATGTCCGGTCCGGCCTGCTGATCGGCCAGGAAATACCGTCGCGGGATGCCGGGCTCCAGCGCAGGATGTTCGACACGCTGCGCGCCGTTCCCGGCGTGGCGGCGATCACCATCGGGCAGTTGCAGCCGCGGCCGAACAGCGAGTGGCGTTCGACATACAGCTACACGGGGCCGACCGGGAAAAGCGACGTGCAGCTTCTTTTCGATCGCGTCGGTCCCGGCTATCTCGCGACCTATCGCCCCCGCATCCTGGCCGGACGCTGGTTCGATACGGCGCATGGACAGGACGACGCGCCCGCGGATGGCGCCCTCGGGAACGACGGGGGTCGCGTCAATGTCGTCATCAACGCGCGTGCCGCCGCGAAATTCGGCTTTGCCTCGCCAGGGGACGCCGTCGGCAAGGTTCTGCAGAAAGGCGGCATGCAGGCCGCGGTCGTCGGCGTCATCGACGATCTGCGTTTCGGTTCGCCGCGCGCGCCCGTCTATCCGGAAATCATCTATTTCGGCACACTCTCCAAAACGCCCTTCGATAACCCGATCCCGGCGGTCCGTTTCCAAGGCGTGACGGAATCCGAAATGGCCCGGCGCCTGAACCGCGCCTGGGCCGGCATTCTTCCCGACATCGCCAGCGATTTCCAATCGGCGGACGCGCGGACCGATGCGTTCTACAAAGGCGACGAGCGCCGGGGCCATGTCTTTACGTTGGGGGCGGCGGCGGCGATGCTGATCGCGTGCCTCGGGCTCTACAGCCTGGCCGCGTTCGCCGCCGTGCGGCGTACCCATGAGATCGGCATCCGCAAGACAATGGGCGCGACCGGGCGGCAGATCGTGGTCCTGCTGCTCCGCGACCTGCTTCGCCCGGTCATGCTCTCCTGCCTTGTCGCCTGTCCGGTCGCATGGATCGCCATGCGCTCCTGGCTGTCCGGATTCGACCAGCGCATCGCGCTCGATCCGGTCTATTTCCTGCTTGCCGTGGCCGGTGCGCTCCTGGTCGCGGTGCTGACCGTGCTGGGGCAGACGCTCCGCGTCGCCCGCGCCGAACCGGCCCGCGCCCTGAGGGCGGACTGACGGCAGCCACGGCAAGACGGGAAACCGCGATCCGCCTATTCCGCTGTTCCCGCCAGGCAGCGCGCGAACGCGGCGGAATCGTCGGGCCGATAGACCCGCGCATAATCCACCTGCATGGTCGTGGGATTGGGCGTCCGATTGATCGGCCACCCGCCGCCCAGCGCCAGGTTGATCAGGAACATCAGCGGGCGTTTATGTTCCGGCGGCGTCGGGCTGCGCCAGACCTCCCGGCGGTCGAGGTAGAAGATCGTCTGCGCCGGCGCGACCAGCACGCCGTAGGTGTGGAAACGCGCGACCAGCGTCCCGGGATCGCCCGGGGCGGTAATCACCGTGCCCCAGCCCCCGTCCCGCGCAGCCGTACGGCCGTGCCAGACATGGATCGTCGCGTGGTATTTCCCGGGAAACTGCCCGTAATATTCCATCATATCGATTTCGACCGTCTGCAGCGGCCAGTCCTTCGGCGTGCTCTCGTTCAGCCAGATGCCCGGCCAGGTGCCCGGACCGGGCGGCAGCTTCGTGCGCGTCTCGAAATAGCCGTACATCGTGGCGAAGCCGCCACCGACTCCGTCCGCCGACGCGATCAGACCCGACGTCCAGGCCCCCGCCGCGTCCCGGCGCGCGGTAATCGACAGCACCCCGCCATGGACCGAAAAAGCCGATCCCGGACCGGGATCGGTAAAACGCGCATCACCGAAATCGCCGGCCCAGGGCGTGTGCGTAATCCAGCGCCGGCCATCCAGCCTCCACGCCGCAAGGCTCAGCGTGTCGAATTCATCGTCGAAGACCGGCTGCTGGCCGCACAGTGCCGGCGCAGGTGCCCCCCCGGCGCCGGCCGCCCATGCCGGCGATGCCACGCCGGGGCAGGACAGGCCCGCGCAATACAGCGCGGCGCAGACGATCCACGCGATAGTCCCTGGCTGCTTCCCGGTCATGGCGTCCCCTTGCGGTTTTCGTTTCGCTGATCCGCCGGCGGGCACGGGACGGCCGCGCCTGCCGAAGCGCATGAAAAACCCGTGCCCCGCCGTTACGGCATGGGGGCGGGGCCCTTGACGATCTCCGCCAGATCCCCCGGCCGAATCCAGGTGCGGAAGGCCGCCTGCAC
Proteins encoded in this region:
- a CDS encoding glycoside hydrolase family 16 protein, coding for MTGKQPGTIAWIVCAALYCAGLSCPGVASPAWAAGAGGAPAPALCGQQPVFDDEFDTLSLAAWRLDGRRWITHTPWAGDFGDARFTDPGPGSAFSVHGGVLSITARRDAAGAWTSGLIASADGVGGGFATMYGYFETRTKLPPGPGTWPGIWLNESTPKDWPLQTVEIDMMEYYGQFPGKYHATIHVWHGRTAARDGGWGTVITAPGDPGTLVARFHTYGVLVAPAQTIFYLDRREVWRSPTPPEHKRPLMFLINLALGGGWPINRTPNPTTMQVDYARVYRPDDSAAFARCLAGTAE
- a CDS encoding ABC transporter permease; this encodes MLVTICQSIVRQARRHPLHVGLNVAGLALGIGVFLTLALLVRYEYRYNAGLPDVDRLVRVDEHWTLPGSAPSETGDTSFRALPFLREDFPEIEDAVRLTGTDLRTERAGIFSTYVSYLTDPSFFRVFKVKLLHGSPDDALSKPDGLVLSQGAALRLFGTTDVLARTVTVNRNGTKTVHTVSGVLATPEGPGFLSNVDMLAPIPAQEAQTRACYRYWGSSCGEIYLKLRRPGDLAAMNARLRDFVVRRAAGPGDDQASLGAHPDKIYALSLVPLREARFHDLTVEDVDDGVDRNVVDSIGLIGVLALGLACANAVNLATARSAFRAREVAIRKTLGAARHGLFAQFMGEALLIAAIAGLSGLAFCEVMTPIMASLTGEAIGVQYGFVLAMLPLVVLVTGLASGCHPAAVLSAYHPATILAAARTPSGGRGAARLRSALVLAQFAIAVTIVICTLVIDRQTAFMRDADRGYVRSGLLIGQEIPSRDAGLQRRMFDTLRAVPGVAAITIGQLQPRPNSEWRSTYSYTGPTGKSDVQLLFDRVGPGYLATYRPRILAGRWFDTAHGQDDAPADGALGNDGGRVNVVINARAAAKFGFASPGDAVGKVLQKGGMQAAVVGVIDDLRFGSPRAPVYPEIIYFGTLSKTPFDNPIPAVRFQGVTESEMARRLNRAWAGILPDIASDFQSADARTDAFYKGDERRGHVFTLGAAAAMLIACLGLYSLAAFAAVRRTHEIGIRKTMGATGRQIVVLLLRDLLRPVMLSCLVACPVAWIAMRSWLSGFDQRIALDPVYFLLAVAGALLVAVLTVLGQTLRVARAEPARALRAD